In Nymphaea colorata isolate Beijing-Zhang1983 chromosome 5, ASM883128v2, whole genome shotgun sequence, one genomic interval encodes:
- the LOC116254598 gene encoding terpene synthase 6, chloroplastic isoform X1, which produces MGNGGKSICLRYPIDTTACEGERTHLYIHFLSLSLSLSLCVAVGCGNSTMFLARYPNLHPTKGHHLRNRHRRPTSARPSASSLGFSVPLHPEAKNPALGHQEDMNLRMNGMKEMFRNLEVSISAYDTAWVAMIPSSSAGSPLFPQCLNWVLENQRRDGSFDDLHDEHPCLLRSSLTSTLACVLALKKWNVGDKYIEKGLYFIESKFEDADKYEEQHSPIGFDIIFPGLLEYARDLNLNFPLSASHVRRMLDKRDSEFRRICHNTSKGKKACLAYLAEGLGQLLGWEEVMKYQRKNGSLFNSPSATAAALINLQDTRCFEYLTSLLCRFQNAVPTIYPVDIYARLLLVDNIEKLGIDRYFRNEINTIMDDTYRCWLENDEDLFSDVTTSALAFRHLRMNGYEICSDVFDGSNEVMLSTSMEGHTSDISAVLELYRASQITASRSEPALQNLKSWSSDFLKKKLSMINQRDEFTRVITKEVDYALKFPYHMNLERLASRRNIENCNAASIHILKAPYKINHVNHKDFMGLAIKDFTWCQSLYREELQQLDRWVEENRLHHLTFARQKLSYCYFSAAATLFAPEMATARMSWAKNGVLTTVVDDFFDIGGSREELENLIELVQKMDASSPADCCSSQVEIIFSALCSTVSDLVAAAMSWQGRNIRGHLKQIWLNLLRSMMKEAEWKIDKKVPTLDEYMTNSRVSFALGPIILPALYFVGPVVSDEVINLPEYEQLFLLTSTCGRLLNDVQGFQRESSEGKLSSISLYMRERACASEEEAIRQIRSIIDESRQELLGLVVKNSGSEVPRACKDLFWKMCRILHLFYANCDGFTSPKEMMGAIYAVIHAPLDLSSA; this is translated from the exons ATGGGAAATGGAGGAAAGAGCATCTGTTTGAGGTATCCCATTGATACAACCGCATGCGAAGGGGAGAGAACACACCTATATatacactttctctctctctctctctctctctctctttgtgtggcTGTTGGCTGTGGAAATTCAACCATGTTCCTTGCTAGATACCCAAACCTCCACCCCACGAAGGGCCATCATCTCCGAAATCGTCACAGGAGACCAACCTCAGCCAGACCCTCTGCATCATCACTAG GCTTTTCCGTTCCTCTTCATCCAGAGGCCAAGAATCCTGCTCTG GGGCACCAAGAAGATATGAATTTGAGGATGAACGGAATGAAAGAGATGTTTCGTAATCTCGAAGTGTCTATTTCTGCGTATGACACTGCTTGGGTCGCCATGATCCCATCATCTTCTGCAGGTTCTCCTCTTTTTCCTCAGTGCCTTAACTGGGTACTTGAGAACCAGCGACGAGATGGCTCCTTTGATGATCTCCACGACGAGCATCCCTGTCTTCTCAGGAGCTCTCTGACCTCCACCTTGGCTTGTGTTCTTGCTCTCAAGAAGTGGAACGTTGGGgataaatacattgaaaaag GTCTATACTTCATCGAGTCCAAGTTTGAGGATGCAGATAAATATGAGGAACAGCATTCTCCAATTGgttttgacattatttttcctGGACTTCTTGAATATGCAAGAGACCTGAACTTGAATTTTCCTTTAAGTGCAAGCCATGTTCGCCGCATGCTTGATAAGAGAGACTCAGAGTTTAGGAG AATCTGTCATAATACCTCGAAAGGGAAGAAGGCTTGTTTGGCATATCTTGCAGAAGGATTAGGCCAGTTGCTAGGCTGGGAAGAAGTGATGAAATATCAGAGGAAGAACGGATCTCTTTTTAATTCGCCATCAGCCACTGCAGCTGCTCTTATTAATCTTCAAGACACAAGATGTTTTGAGTACTTAACATCTCTTTTATGTAGATTTCAGAATGCAG TTCCAACCATTTATCCTGTTGATATATATGCCCGTCTATTGTTGGTTGACAACATTGAGAAGTTGGGAATTGATCGGTATTTTAGAAACGAGATTAACACTATAATGGATGATACTTATAG ATGTTGGttggaaaatgatgaagattTATTCTCGGATGTAACCACATCCGCCCTTGCATTTCGACACCTTAGGATGAACGGGTATGAAATTTGTTCAG ATGTTTTTGATGGGTCCAATGAAGTGATGCTTTCGACCTCAATGGAAGGACACACATCTGATATAAGTGCTGTGTTAGAATTATACAGGGCTTCACAAATTACTGCTAGCAGAAGTGAACCAGCTCTTCAAAATCTCAAATCCTGGTCGAGTgattttctgaagaaaaagcTTTCCATGATTAATCAAAGGGATGAATTCACGAGAGTGATAACCAAAGAG GTGGATTATGCCCTCAAGTTTCCTTACCACATGAACCTGGAACGTCTTGCAAGCAGGAGAAACATAGAGAACTGCAATGCTGCTTCTATCCACATTCTAAAAGCACCATACAA GATCAACCATGTTAACCATAAGGATTTCATGGGGTTGGCCATTAAAGATTTCACCTGGTGCCAATCTCTATACCGTGAAGAACTACAGCAACTGGATAG ATGGGTTGAAGAAAACAGATTGCATCACCTTACGTTTGCCAGGCAAAAACTGTCCTACTGTTATTTCTCTGCAGCAGCAACACTTTTTGCTCCTGAAATGGCTACTGCACGCATGTCATGGGCCAAAAATGGAGTCCTTACAACTGTAGTTGATGACTTTTTTGATATTGGCGGCTCCAGAGAAGAGCTGGAAAATCTTATAGAATTAGTTCAAAA AATGGATGCAAGCTCACCTGCTGATTGTTGTTCTTCACAAGTGGAGATCATATTTTCTGCACTCTGCAGCACAGTCAGTGATTTAGTTGCTGCAGCCATGTCTTGGCAGGGAAGAAATATTAGAGGCCATCTGAAGCAAATA TGGCTTAATCTGCTAAGGTCAATGATGAAAGAGGCTGAGTGGAAAATAGATAAGAAGGTGCCTACGCTGGATGAATATATGACAAATTCAAGGGTATCATTTGCCTTAGGACCAATCATTCTGCCTGCACTCTATTTTGTTGGGCCAGTAGTTTCAGATGAGGTAATAAATCTTCCTGAATACGAGCAACTTTTCCTACTTACCAGCACATGTGGGCGCCTCCTCAATGATGTTCAAGGTTTTCAG AGAGAAAGCAGTGAGGGGAAGTTGAGCAGCATATCATTGTATATGAGAGAGCGGGCGTGTGCTTCTGAGGAGGAAGCAATTAGACAAATAAGGAGCATCATAGATGAGAGCAGGCAGGAACTGCTGGGTCTAGTTGTGAAAAACAGTGGCAGTGAGGTCCCTCGAGCATGTAAAGATCTGTTCTGGAAGATGTGCAGAATCCTTCACCTCTTCTATGCCAATTGTGATGGGTTCACCTCCCCAAAAGAAATGATGGGTGCCATTTATGCAGTCATTCATGCGCCTCTTGATCTTTCTTCTGCCTAG
- the LOC116254598 gene encoding terpene synthase 6, chloroplastic isoform X2, with amino-acid sequence MGNGGKSICLRYPIDTTACEGERTHLYIHFLSLSLSLSLCVAVGCGNSTMFLARYPNLHPTKGHHLRNRHRRPTSARPSASSLGFSVPLHPEAKNPALGHQEDMNLRMNGMKEMFRNLEVSISAYDTAWVAMIPSSSAGSPLFPQCLNWVLENQRRDGSFDDLHDEHPCLLRSSLTSTLACVLALKKWNVGDKYIEKGLYFIESKFEDADKYEEQHSPIGFDIIFPGLLEYARDLNLNFPLSASHVRRMLDKRDSEFRRICHNTSKGKKACLAYLAEGLGQLLGWEEVMKYQRKNGSLFNSPSATAAALINLQDTRCFEYLTSLLCRFQNAVPTIYPVDIYARLLLVDNIEKLGIDRYFRNEINTIMDDTYRCWLENDEDLFSDVTTSALAFRHLRMNGYEICSDVFDGSNEVMLSTSMEGHTSDISAVLELYRASQITASRSEPALQNLKSWSSDFLKKKLSMINQRDEFTRVITKEVDYALKFPYHMNLERLASRRNIENCNAASIHILKAPYKINHVNHKDFMGLAIKDFTWCQSLYREELQQLDRWVEENRLHHLTFARQKLSYCYFSAAATLFAPEMATARMSWAKNGVLTTVVDDFFDIGGSREELENLIELVQKMDASSPADCCSSQVEIIFSALCSTVSDLVAAAMSWQGRNIRGHLKQIWLNLLRSMMKEAEWKIDKKVPTLDEYMTNSRVSFALGPIILPALYFVGPVVSDEVINLPEYEQLFLLTSTCGRLLNDVQGFQHLQVVLHSQAATRLYFGHGSRPVTGSDDDIPPFC; translated from the exons ATGGGAAATGGAGGAAAGAGCATCTGTTTGAGGTATCCCATTGATACAACCGCATGCGAAGGGGAGAGAACACACCTATATatacactttctctctctctctctctctctctctctttgtgtggcTGTTGGCTGTGGAAATTCAACCATGTTCCTTGCTAGATACCCAAACCTCCACCCCACGAAGGGCCATCATCTCCGAAATCGTCACAGGAGACCAACCTCAGCCAGACCCTCTGCATCATCACTAG GCTTTTCCGTTCCTCTTCATCCAGAGGCCAAGAATCCTGCTCTG GGGCACCAAGAAGATATGAATTTGAGGATGAACGGAATGAAAGAGATGTTTCGTAATCTCGAAGTGTCTATTTCTGCGTATGACACTGCTTGGGTCGCCATGATCCCATCATCTTCTGCAGGTTCTCCTCTTTTTCCTCAGTGCCTTAACTGGGTACTTGAGAACCAGCGACGAGATGGCTCCTTTGATGATCTCCACGACGAGCATCCCTGTCTTCTCAGGAGCTCTCTGACCTCCACCTTGGCTTGTGTTCTTGCTCTCAAGAAGTGGAACGTTGGGgataaatacattgaaaaag GTCTATACTTCATCGAGTCCAAGTTTGAGGATGCAGATAAATATGAGGAACAGCATTCTCCAATTGgttttgacattatttttcctGGACTTCTTGAATATGCAAGAGACCTGAACTTGAATTTTCCTTTAAGTGCAAGCCATGTTCGCCGCATGCTTGATAAGAGAGACTCAGAGTTTAGGAG AATCTGTCATAATACCTCGAAAGGGAAGAAGGCTTGTTTGGCATATCTTGCAGAAGGATTAGGCCAGTTGCTAGGCTGGGAAGAAGTGATGAAATATCAGAGGAAGAACGGATCTCTTTTTAATTCGCCATCAGCCACTGCAGCTGCTCTTATTAATCTTCAAGACACAAGATGTTTTGAGTACTTAACATCTCTTTTATGTAGATTTCAGAATGCAG TTCCAACCATTTATCCTGTTGATATATATGCCCGTCTATTGTTGGTTGACAACATTGAGAAGTTGGGAATTGATCGGTATTTTAGAAACGAGATTAACACTATAATGGATGATACTTATAG ATGTTGGttggaaaatgatgaagattTATTCTCGGATGTAACCACATCCGCCCTTGCATTTCGACACCTTAGGATGAACGGGTATGAAATTTGTTCAG ATGTTTTTGATGGGTCCAATGAAGTGATGCTTTCGACCTCAATGGAAGGACACACATCTGATATAAGTGCTGTGTTAGAATTATACAGGGCTTCACAAATTACTGCTAGCAGAAGTGAACCAGCTCTTCAAAATCTCAAATCCTGGTCGAGTgattttctgaagaaaaagcTTTCCATGATTAATCAAAGGGATGAATTCACGAGAGTGATAACCAAAGAG GTGGATTATGCCCTCAAGTTTCCTTACCACATGAACCTGGAACGTCTTGCAAGCAGGAGAAACATAGAGAACTGCAATGCTGCTTCTATCCACATTCTAAAAGCACCATACAA GATCAACCATGTTAACCATAAGGATTTCATGGGGTTGGCCATTAAAGATTTCACCTGGTGCCAATCTCTATACCGTGAAGAACTACAGCAACTGGATAG ATGGGTTGAAGAAAACAGATTGCATCACCTTACGTTTGCCAGGCAAAAACTGTCCTACTGTTATTTCTCTGCAGCAGCAACACTTTTTGCTCCTGAAATGGCTACTGCACGCATGTCATGGGCCAAAAATGGAGTCCTTACAACTGTAGTTGATGACTTTTTTGATATTGGCGGCTCCAGAGAAGAGCTGGAAAATCTTATAGAATTAGTTCAAAA AATGGATGCAAGCTCACCTGCTGATTGTTGTTCTTCACAAGTGGAGATCATATTTTCTGCACTCTGCAGCACAGTCAGTGATTTAGTTGCTGCAGCCATGTCTTGGCAGGGAAGAAATATTAGAGGCCATCTGAAGCAAATA TGGCTTAATCTGCTAAGGTCAATGATGAAAGAGGCTGAGTGGAAAATAGATAAGAAGGTGCCTACGCTGGATGAATATATGACAAATTCAAGGGTATCATTTGCCTTAGGACCAATCATTCTGCCTGCACTCTATTTTGTTGGGCCAGTAGTTTCAGATGAGGTAATAAATCTTCCTGAATACGAGCAACTTTTCCTACTTACCAGCACATGTGGGCGCCTCCTCAATGATGTTCAAGGTTTTCAG CATCTCCAGGTTGTTTTGCATTCACAAGCTGCAACACGCCTCTACTTTGGCCATGGTTCACGTCCTGTAACTGGTAGTGATGATGACATACCTCCATTCTGCTAA
- the LOC116254905 gene encoding pentatricopeptide repeat-containing protein At1g79490, mitochondrial, with the protein MVRLLSLFRTRFSSRHTATSLYASSHSITRMSSYNDFVLKFYGSRTESGSRGYGCGDLPTSGSVLSSWLSANFRGFSTSQDPAGNPKWTDEVVYLDESGEVIGSDKGIRSVEPGVDDHVLVGGVRKAFSDAAIVAKIIEIVKRWKWGPEMEAHLDRILVTPKMVHVNQALRGIAEVDDSLSLFRWAKKQPGYISSDECYVILFDRLNQYGDFEGIRTLFDEMIEECGSKSFTAYSRAIQHLAQGGNLELSFCCFKKMQEAGCQTDARTYNSLITLFLNKGLPYKAFEIYEIMERVGCSLDGPTYELMIPNLAKSGRLDAACKLFEEMKQKFMRPSVGIFVSLVDSLGKAGRLEGTMRMYTEMQAAGIKPSATMFVSLVESFAKAGKLEMAMRLWDEMKRSGFRPNYGLHTMMVEAHAKSGKLETAMSIFSDMEKAGFLPTPITYSCLVEMHAARGLVDEAMRLYNSMATAGLRPNLSTYTSVLTMLANKKLVDVAAKILLEMRSVGFSVDVNASDVLMIYIKDGSVDLALRWLRFMGSSGIKTNNFIIRQLFESCMKTGVYESAKPLLETYISSGAKADLILYTSILAYLVRCQVEQQERQLMSILSSTKHKAHSFMCGLFTGTEQRKQPVLSFVREFFQGIDYGVDEGAARYFVNVLLNYLVLMGQINRARCVWKVAYENKLFPKAIVFDQHIAWSLDVRNLSVGAALIAVVHTLHRFRKRMLYYGVIPRRIKLVTGPTLKIVIAQILSTVESPFEVSKVVLRAPGDSVMEWFKKPIVQQFLLNEIPSRSDILMHKLNILFPSSAPEIRSSSPPRPLSLRK; encoded by the coding sequence ATGGTGCGTCTTCTTTCCCTGTTTCGAACTCGCTTTTCGTCTAGACATACTGCAACAAGCCTTTATGCTTCTTCTCATAGTATAACGCGAATGTCTAGTTACAATGATTTCGTGCTGAAGTTCTATGGTAGTAGAACAGAGAGTGGAAGTCGTGGTTATGGTTGTGGAGACCTACCCACCTCGGGTTCTGTTCTTTCTAGTTGGCTTAGTGCTAATTTTAGGGGGTTTTCTACCTCTCAAGATCCTGCTGGGAATCCCAAATGGACTGATGAAGTCGTGTACTTGGATGAGTCAGGCGAAGTCATCGGGTCCGACAAGGGAATCCGGTCGGTGGAGCCCGGAGTCGATGATCATGTTCTCGTAGGCGGTGTTAGAAAAGCATTTTCCGACGCTGCCATCGTCGCGAAAATCATTGAAATTGTTAAAAGATGGAAATGGGGACCGGAAATGGAGGCCCACTTGGACAGGATTCTTGTCACGCCGAAGATGGTGCACGTGAATCAGGCGTTGAGAGGGATTGCAGAGGTTGATGACTCGTTGAGTCTGTTCAGATGGGCCAAGAAGCAGCCTGGATACATCTCTAGTGATGAATGCTATGTGATATTGTTTGATAGATTGAATCAATATGGGGACTTTGAAGGAATTCGGACTTTGTTTGATGAGATGATTGAGGAGTGTGGTAGTAAATCATTTACTGCATATAGCAGGGCCATTCAGCATCTTGCCCAAGGGGGGAACTTGGAATTGTCATTCTGTTGCTTTAAGAAAATGCAGGAGGCCGGGTGCCAAACTGATGCACGTACGTATAATTCGCTTATAACACTGTTTCTGAATAAGGGTCTTCCTTATAAAGCTTTTGAGATCTATGAGATAATGGAAAGAGTGGGCTGTTCACTTGATGGACCAACTTACGAGCTGATGATACCAAATCTTGCAAAATCCGGACGGCTTGATGCTGCTTGCAAGCTTTTTGAAGAGATGAAGCAGAAGTTCATGCGGCCCAGTGTTGGGATTTTTGTGTCACTTGTTGATTCATTGGGGAAAGCTGGGAGGCTTGAAGGCACAATGAGAATGTATACAGAAATGCAGGCTGCTGGCATTAAGCCATCTGCAACCATGTTTGTTTCATTGGTAGAGTCATTTGCAAAGGCTGGAAAACTTGAGATGGCTATGAGGCTTTGGGATGAGATGAAACGTTCAGGCTTTAGGCCTAACTATGGATTGCATACCATGATGGTTGAAGCACACGCAAAATCAGGGAAACTAGAGACTGCCATGTCAATATTTTCTGATATGGAGAAGGCTGGATTTCTTCCAACACCAATCACTTACTCCTGTCTTGTAGAAATGCATGCTGCACGTGGGCTAGTTGATGAGGCAATGAGGCTCTACAACTCAATGGCAACTGCTGGTCTTAGACCAAACCTGAGCACATATACATCAGTCTTAACTATGCTGGCAAACAAGAAACTGGTCGATGTAGCAGCCAAGATTTTGTTGGAGATGAGGTCTGTTGGGTTCTCTGTTGATGTGAATGCTAGTGATGTTCTAATGATTTACATTAAGGATGGCTCTGTGGATCTTGCATTGAGATGGCTTCGCTTTATGGGTTCATCTGGGATTAAAACAAACAACTTCATAATCAGGCAGCTGTTTGAATCGTGCATGAAAACTGGGGTCTATGAGTCGGCCAAACCGCTTCTTGAGACATACATATCTTCGGGTGCCAAAGCAGATCTCATACTCTATACATCAATACTAGCCTATCTAGTAAGGTGCCAAGTCGAGCAGCAAGAAAGGCAGCTCATGTCAATCTTGAGCAGTACAAAGCACAAGGCGCATTCGTTCATGTGTGGCCTTTTTACTGGAACGGAACAGAGGAAGCAGCCAGTTCTGTCATTTGTGAGAGAATTTTTCCAGGGAATTGATtatggagtggatgaaggagcAGCTAGATACTTTGTTAATGTGCTTCTTAACTATTTGGTTCTTATGGGACAAATAAATCGTGCTCGTTGTGTTTGGAAAGTTGCTTATGAAAACAAGCTTTTCCCCAAGGCGATAGTATTTGATCAGCATATTGCCTGGTCTCTTGATGTCAGAAACTTGTCGGTTGGTGCTGCACTAATTGCTGTGGTCCACACTCTACATAGGTTTAGGAAGAGGATGTTGTACTATGGAGTTATTCCTAGAAGGATAAAACTTGTTACTGGGCCTACATTGAAGATTGTGATAGCACAGATTCTGAGTACAGTAGAATCACCTTTTGAGGTCAGTAAGGTGGTTCTCAGAGCCCCAGGTGATTCTGTGATGGAATGGTTTAAAAAGCCAATCGTGCAACAATTTCTTCTAAATGAAATTCCATCAAGATCTGACATTCTCATGCACAAACTCAACATATTGTTTCCGAGTTCAGCTCCTGAAATTAGATCTAGTTCCCCTCCTAGGCCACTGTCTTTGAGAAAGTAA